A genomic region of Papaver somniferum cultivar HN1 chromosome 7, ASM357369v1, whole genome shotgun sequence contains the following coding sequences:
- the LOC113299345 gene encoding hsp70-Hsp90 organizing protein 1-like — MTAVEHAAKEGKREIVEILFPVTSCIPTYPNWTIGGLMEHVHSEAAKKKKKEPEGFEKFLQGKRNGAKAFQDEQYVWAAYWYSQALEVAPTDATLISNRSACYACLQQGSEALMDATECISLRPDWPKAHYRAGVALSVLKRYGEAADAFFKGLTLDPRNKELADAFRDANEARLKCIVPQP; from the exons ATGACTGCAGTAGAACATGCTGCCAAAGAGGGTAAACGTGAAATTGTTGAGATTTTATTTCCTGTGACTTCTTGCATTCCAACATATCCGAATTGGACCATTGGTGGACTTATGGAGCATGTGCATTCTGAGGCCGCCAAAAAGAAGAAG AAGGAACCTGAAGGTTTTGAGAAGTttcttcaaggaaaaaggaaCGGTGCAAAAGCATTTCAGGATGAGCAGTATGTTTGGGCGGCATATTGGTACTCACAG GCGTTGGAAGTTGCCCCAACAGATGCAACTCTAATATCCAATAGGAGTGCATGCTATGCATGTTTGCAACAGGGATCTGAAGCATTAATGGATGCAACTGAATGCATATCTTTAAGGCCTGATTGGCCAAAGGCACACTACAGGGCAGGAGTAGCACTGAGCGTTTTGAAG AGGTATGGCGAAGCAGCAGATGCCTTTTTTAAGGGTTTGACTCTGGATCCTAGAAACAAAGAGCTTGCAGATGCATTCAG GGATGCCAATGAAGCTAGATTGAAGTGCATCGTCCCACAAccataa
- the LOC113299344 gene encoding universal stress protein A-like protein isoform X1, translating to MPNQEALCLGTIMADIGAVQERKIVVAIDEGEESIYALTWAIKNVVSQNSSNDTIILLYAKPQRAVYSTLDGPGDKPNKILFFFPYISHISNIFSNFLIHFVGNLFSSDVIMSMEKYSKEVADCVIEKAKRVCKDLQNVKVETMIESGDAREVICDAVEKIGADLLVMGTHGYGVIKRAFLGSVSTHCAQNVKCPVLIVKKPKSS from the exons ATGCCAAATCAAGAAGCTCTCTGTTTAGGTACGATCATGGCTGACATAGGAGCAGTACAAGAGCGGAAGATAGTTGTTGCaattgatgaaggagaagaaAGTATATATGCATTAACATGGGCAATCAAGAATGTTGTTTCGCAAAATTCTTCCAATGACACTATCATTCTTCTTTATGCAAAACCACAGCGTGCAGTTTACTCTACTTTAGATGGACCAGGTGATAAACCCAacaagattcttttttttttcccgtaCATTTCACACATTAGTAATATTTTCAGTAATTTCTTGATTCATTTTGTAGGAAATTTGTTTTCATCTGATGTTATTATGTCAATGGAGAAATATAGTAAAGAGGTTGCTGATTGTGTGATTGAAAAGGCTAAAAGAGTTTGCAAAGACCTTCAAAAT GTTAAAGTGGAGACAATGATTGAGAGTGGTGATGCTAGAGAAGTAATCTGTGATGCAGTTGAGAAGATTGGTGCTGATTTACTAGTCATGGGAACCCATGGTTATGGTGTGATCAAAAG GGCTTTTCTTGGGAGTGTGAGTACTCATTGTGCACAGAATGTCAAGTGTCCGGTTCTAATTGTGAAAAAGCCTAAATCATCTTAG
- the LOC113299344 gene encoding universal stress protein A-like protein isoform X2, translated as MPNQEALCLGTIMADIGAVQERKIVVAIDEGEESIYALTWAIKNVVSQNSSNDTIILLYAKPQRAVYSTLDGPGNLFSSDVIMSMEKYSKEVADCVIEKAKRVCKDLQNVKVETMIESGDAREVICDAVEKIGADLLVMGTHGYGVIKRAFLGSVSTHCAQNVKCPVLIVKKPKSS; from the exons ATGCCAAATCAAGAAGCTCTCTGTTTAGGTACGATCATGGCTGACATAGGAGCAGTACAAGAGCGGAAGATAGTTGTTGCaattgatgaaggagaagaaAGTATATATGCATTAACATGGGCAATCAAGAATGTTGTTTCGCAAAATTCTTCCAATGACACTATCATTCTTCTTTATGCAAAACCACAGCGTGCAGTTTACTCTACTTTAGATGGACCAG GAAATTTGTTTTCATCTGATGTTATTATGTCAATGGAGAAATATAGTAAAGAGGTTGCTGATTGTGTGATTGAAAAGGCTAAAAGAGTTTGCAAAGACCTTCAAAAT GTTAAAGTGGAGACAATGATTGAGAGTGGTGATGCTAGAGAAGTAATCTGTGATGCAGTTGAGAAGATTGGTGCTGATTTACTAGTCATGGGAACCCATGGTTATGGTGTGATCAAAAG GGCTTTTCTTGGGAGTGTGAGTACTCATTGTGCACAGAATGTCAAGTGTCCGGTTCTAATTGTGAAAAAGCCTAAATCATCTTAG